The Streptomyces sp. NBC_00569 genomic sequence ACGGCGTCGACGAGAACGGCGACGCGCACGAATCCCTGAACCACTACAGCAAGGGCGCGGTCATCCACTTCCTGCACACCCACGTGCTCGGGCTGCGACAGGCCGAAGGCTCGGTGGCCTGGGAGCGGTTTGTCGTGGCGCCGGTGCCACATCCGTCGGTGGGCTGGGCGCGTGGCACTTTCGTCAGCCCGCGCGGCACCATATCGGTCGAATGGCGCACCGAGGGCAGCGAACTGCACCTGGCCGTCGACGTCCCGCCGACGGCCACCGCCACCCTCATCTTCCCTGATGGCGAGGAACTGGCCACGGGCCCCGGTCGGTTCACGGCACGCCGGGGCTGAGGTTCTCCTGTTAGGCGCTTCTCGGCGGCGTCCAACAGGACCGGGCGGCACGGGGGAGGGTGGTCCGCTCCGCTTCTTCAACGCACGGTGGGTGCAGCCGTCAGGCGTAATGCGCACTCTGCCCAGCGAGCGCGTCCTCCTCGGCGGGCTGCTGCGGGACGCTCCGCTGTGCCGCCAGGCCGGTGGGCGGGTCGTGGTCCGGGCGACGGGATCGATGGACACCGTCCACCCTCAGTCCCGAGGTCCGCACGCGGTGGGCCGCGCATCCCATGCGGAGCCACCACGGCGGCATCAAATCCAGCACCCAGTCGCCGGCCCTCTGGAGCTCACCTACCAGCCGCTGGATCTGCCCATGTCCGCCCGCGAAGCGCGCTCCCTGACCCTTTACACCGCCGAGCCGGGCACCCCGAACGAAGACCGGATCAAGGTCCTCTCCAGTTGGGCAACCACCCCGGCCGGGCGCCCGAGAAACGGTGCGAAGAAGTCCCACCACCTAAACCGGAAGATCGTTAAATGTCGGCAAGCGACCACTACTGAACCTACCGATGCTCATGATCACGCAGAAGTGCTCGATCGCTGCTCATGATCACGTGGAAATACTCACCACCCCGCGGAACCTACACCAAGACCGCCCTCCTGCCCGCCGCAGTCACCGCACATGGCGAAGTGAGTGAACGCCGGACGCGTTCAGAGTCCACGTGGGCCTGATGTCCAGCTCCTCCTCGAAGAGTCGCTCGCACTCACGAAATGCCCGGTGAGCGCCCGCCGAGTCGCCTGCGGCGAGGCGGGCCGCCGCCACGACTTCGTAGGCTGGTTCGACGAACGGGTCATGGGCGAGAAGACGGCGGCAGGCGGCAATGGCCGCTGTGTGGTCGCCGGCTTCCAGCAACAACTCAGCTGTCGCCAGGGTGAGTTCGGTGAAGCGGACCGCCAGCTCGTCGCGTACGGGAATCGCCCACTCGAAGGCCGGATAGTCGTGGAGGAACGGCTGTTGGTAGGCGCCCAGAACTTTCTGGCCTTCTGCCGGGTCGCACTCCGCGGACGCCAGCAACTGGTCGGCGTGTACGCGGAATTCGTCGGCGTCGATGGTCACGCTGTGCGGGTCGAGCCAGATCCGGTCCGCGGATGTGCGCACGAATCGGGTGGGCTCGCGCGGCGCCCGGTCGGGCTCGAGCACATGGTGCAGCGCGTGCAGGGCCACCCGGAACCTGACGCTCGCCTTCTCGCGTGACAGCTCCGGCCACAGCTTGTCCTGAAGCTCCGAGCGGCTCTGGGAGTGGCGCTCGCTCGCGCACAGCAGCAGGAGGATCTCGATCGCTTTGCGGCGCCCGAACGACTCCGCGGTCAGGGTGGCGCCTCCACGGTCGACCGCGAATCCGCCGAGAGTCGTCACACGCAGTACGGACTGCGCCGGTGGAGACGGGTGGGTGGTGGTGCCGTCGGCCGGCGGGCTGATCCGGCCCTGCAGGTAGGCCACGTGGGCGGCGGCGCACCCCTCGGCCTGCGCTGCGTCGAGCCACGCCCGTCGGACGGCTTCCTCTGTGATCCCCAGCCAGCCGGGGGTCAGCCAGATGTCGGTGAGGTTGAGATGCACCGTACGCGTCAGCACGTCCTGTGCCCGCGCGGCGAACGCGGCCCGATCCCCCTCGGCAAGGTCCAGCGACGCCAGCCATTGGTCGCAGAGCAGCGGCACGAGCGCATCGCCGCACTCGTGCGCCAGCTCCCGGGCCTCCTGGAGCCACGTGCGGGCCGTCGGGTCGTGCCGACCCGCCAGTGCGGCGCCGATCGACAGTCGGGCCATGGCTTCGAGGTAGCGGTCTCCGGCAGCGGCCAGAATCTCGACCGCGTCGATCCCGAAGCGCAACGTGTCCTCAGGCCGCCCCATCCGATCAGCGAGGACCGTCAGGCCCATGAGGGGCTCGGCCCGGAAACGGTCGACGCCGAGCCGCTCGGCGAGTTCGAGGGATTCCAGCAGGTGCTGGTGGGCCTGACGGACGTCGGTGGGGCCGGAGCCAGTGATGAGGGCCAGCCCCAGGCGACCGGTCGAGACGCAGGTGAGCAGCGGGGAGCGCAGGTCGCGCCCCAGACCGATCCCGACTCGAGCGTGCTCGGCCGCCCGGCCGACATGCCCCAGGAGTGCGTGCATCCAGGCGAGCAGAGCCGAGCTCTCGCGGTGGGCCATCGGGATGCGGCTGTGGTCGTCGGTGAACCGCTCCAGAAGGCTGCGCGCCTCCAACAGCCTGCCCTGACGCACCAGCAAGCGGGGGCGCAGTGCGGCGGTGTGCGCGTCACCCGCGCGCTCCAGCAGGCGCGCGGCGTGGGCCAGGCGACCACGGTTGATCTCGTTCTCGATGCGCGGCGCGAGAAGGTCGTGCCCGTGCGGGCCGACGGCCGTGAGGCGTTCGAGGACCTGCTCGGCGCGCGCGGGGTGCACCGTGTCGAGATGAACGGCGAGCTCTGCCCGCAGTGCTTCACCGAGGTCTTCGCCAACTTCGGGGCCGGCTTCGGGGCCGATGAGCTGTGCGGCCCGGCGCGCGAGGTCGATGGCCTCGTCGAACCGGCTGCTCAGGCGGACCGCGTGACTGCGGGCGACGAGGAGCGCCGGGTGCTCGTCGAGGGCGGGGCCGAGGTCGTCCGTCAGGGCGAGGAGGGTGAGGTGACGGCCGGAGGCCAGCAACTGCCCGGCGATCACGGCCACATCGCGCGCGGCGGCCTCGGGCTGCTGCGATGCCAGGGCATGGGTGGCCGCCCGCTCGTACTCGCCACCCGCGCGGTGGTGGCGAGCAGCGGCGGCATGCAGTTCGCGCCGTCGCGCGGGGTCGATCTGGCTGATGAGGAAATGGCGGAACAGGTGGTGCATCCGGTAGGAACCCGCGTCCGTCTCGGCGCAGAACAACCCCGCTGCCGCGATGCCCCGCAGCGTGCGCGCCGCCACCCCCGTCGTCGTGCCGGCAACGGCGGCGCAGGCTTCGGGCGTGAGCGGGGACAGAACCGACACGTCGAGGAGGAACCGCTGCACGTCCAGGGGCTGCTCGGCGAAGACCTGGTTCCCGAGGAAGTCGAAGGCGGCGTCCCGCCCCGCGGGCAGCGCCGCGAGCAGTTCCTCGGCAGCGTGGTGACCGCGATGCAGGCGGCGGCCGATCAGCGACAGGGCGATCGGCCAGCCCTCGGTCTCCTCGACCAGCACCTCGACCACGGGCGGCGGCAGGCTCACCCCGAAACGGGAGTGCAGGTAAGCGACGGTCTCGTCGTCGTCGAACGCGAGCAGGGCACGGTCGATGACGCGCACCGCGTCGTACCTGGCGTTGCGGCCTCCCCAGGACTCGGGACCGAGGTGGGTCCGCGACGTAGCGACGAATTGCACCCTCGCCGGGAGAACGTCCACGAGCCGCCCAACGACCGCGTCCACCGGAGAGCCGTGGACCACGTGGTAGTCGTCGAGCACGATGTACGTCCCGCCCGCCGCGGCCCACTCGTCGATCCGGTCAAGTGCACGGTCGAGCAGGGCGGACCAGCTGCCGCTCGGCGACTCTGGATCTCCGGCGACTTCCTGTGTGGCCGTCACGGCGGCGGTGAGGTGCGCGAGGAAGGTGTGCGGGTCCCGGTCCGCAGGGGTCAGGGCGTACCAGGCCCGGTGGGCACCTGTCGTCACCGCGTCGACGAAGGTGGTCTTGCCGTACCCCGCATCCGCCTCGACGCAGACCAGCGGCACGTCGGCCGCGGCGACGAAGGCGGCCGCGGCTCGCGGCCGTGCGATCCGCGCCGCGACCGGCCTCGGCGGCCGCAGACGGGTACGGACGATCTCGGTCACCACCGCATCGTAAGTCCGCTCTGCGGCCACGAGGTCTGCTCCTGTCCCGGTCCCTGTCCCGACCGATGTCGGCCTGCGCCTGGCCATGTGCTCCGGCCTACGCCTTGGCCACTGCCTCCGCGCCAGCCACGTCCACGTCAGTACCCGGCGCGCCTGTCCCGTCGGCACCGGGAACGGCCTGTGGATCACGTCGTACGGACGCCGGGTTGGTCTCCCGCAGCCGCCAGGCGCAACCGGTCGTCACCAGCCCCATCACGGCCACGAAAACAGCTACCGACCAGGTCGCTCCGGTCCGGGCGATGAGCGCCGTCATGATCACCGGCGTGCCACCACTGACGGTGATCGCGGCGAGCTGGTAGGCGAGTGAGGCGCCCGACAGCCGGACCCGGGGAGCGAAAAGTTCACCGAGGTAGGCCGCCAGCGGGCCGAAGGTCAGGGACTGGAAGACCGCGCCGACGGTGACAGCCACGAAGAGCATCCCCAGTTTCGCCGTGTCCACCAGCCAGAAGTACGGGAAGGCCCAGACGACGAGCGCGACGGCTCCCACCAGGATGACGGGGCGCCGCCCGAAGCGGTCGGAGGCGGCCCCCGCGGCGAGCGTCGCCGCCACTGCCACGAGGGAGCTCAGCAGCGATCCGGTGAGCAGTGCCTCACGGTCCATCCCGAGCTCGGCGGTGGCGTAGGCCAGGACGCCAGTGTTGCTGATGTAGAAGAGGCAGTTGGTGGCCGCGAGCAGACCGCAGCCCAGCAGAATCGAGCGCCAGTGGCCGCGGACGGCCTCCTTGAGCGGCGCCTGCGCCACCTGCGGACGGGCCCCGCGCTCCGCACTGCGCCGCAGCTGCTCGAACTCCGGAGTGTCCTCGACCTTGGTCTGGATGAAGAGCACGACGGGGAACAGCAGGGCGCTGCAGAAGAACGGGACGCGCCATCCCCAGCTCAGGAAGGTGTCGTCGGAGGTCAGCTTGGTGGTGAGCAAGAAGGCGGAGTTGCCCAGGATGATGCCGAGCGGCACGCCCATCTGCCCGAAGGTCCCGGCGAACCCACGCCGCTTGGGGCTCGCCGACTCGGTCAGCAGCAGCACGATGCCGCCCCATTGACCGCCGCAGGCCAAGCCCTGCGCGAACCGCAGCACGACCAGCAGCAGCGGCGCGGCCACACCGATGGTGCCGGCACCGGGCAGGCAGCCGATCAGGAAGGTGGCCAGACCCATGCCCAGCAGGGCGACCACGACGACGGGCTTGCGCCCGTGCCGGTCCCCGAGGTGGCCGGCGATGGCTCCGCCGATCGGCCTGGCCAGGAAGCCCGCCCAGAACGTGCTGAACGAGAGCAGCGTCCCCATCAGCGCGGAGGAGTGCGGGAAGAACACATGAGGAAACACGAGGGCGGCAGCGGTGCCGTACAGAAAGAAGTCGTACCACTCGATCGAGCTGCCGAGCAGACCGGCGGCAAGCAGTTTGCGCTGCGCGCGCCCAGGTAGCTGGTCGGGCCCACTGGCGAGTGGCGGCGGGCCTGATTCATGGTGAGTCTTCATGTGCGGCTCCTTCTTCTGGCAGGCCAGGCTTGGCCGGGGACATGCGGAGGGGTCTGAATCGCTTGCCGGGGTGCTGGGGGTCCCGCCTCAGCTACCGGTGATGAAGTCGGCCAGAGCGGCACTCCAGGCGGCACGTTCCTCGATGAACGGGACATGGCCGCTGTTCTCGAAGTAGGTGAGGGAGGCGCGGGGGATGTCCTTGGCTGCCGCCTCCGACCACCGTGGGTCCCAGATCTCGTCGTGGCGTCCGCAGAACACGGCGACCGGGATCGTGATGTCCGCGAGACCGGGGCGCAGGTCCTCGGCGAGCAGCGCCTCGAAGGACTTGAGGCCCACGAACGCGGGCACCTGCAGGCCGATGCGGATCATCCAGTCGCGCCTCGGGGCGAGATCGGTACGGTGAAAGTTCTGGCCGTACAGGCCCTGGATCGTCTCCACCCTGCTGAAGCGCACGGCGTCGCACAGCGCCTGGGCGCTGTCCTCGGGACCGCCGTACGGCGCGTCGGGGGCCTGCAGAAAGCGGGGGCCTGACCCGGTGAGCACGAGCCGCGCGACCGGCGCCCCGATGGTCTGCACGAACTTCAGGCCGATGTGGCCGCCCATCGACCAGCCCACCAAGGTGACGTCCTCGAGGGACAGCTCGCGCATCAGCGTGGCCAGGTCGGCGCAGAACGTCGCGTAGCCGTAGTCACCCCACGGCTTGTCAGACACTCCGTGGCCCCGCAGATCAACGGTGATGACGCGGAACTGGTCGGCCAGGTCGAGCACCTGGTAGTCCCAGACGTCTCCACTGCCTCCCCATCCGTGCACGAACACGATGGGGCGGCCCGTGCCCCGGTCCTCGTAGGCCATACGGACACCGGGCGCCACATCGACATACGGCATGAGCTTCTCCTCGTTGTGATTCCTGCGAAGTGATGGGTGAGCGTGCGGCTACGGCGTTACGCCGCAGTTACAGCGCCGCCAGGGACGTCGGTCTGGCGTGGCACCGTGGCCTCGTGCAGCGCCTCGCAGCCGGCATTCAGGCGTTCCTTGCGTGGGTGCGTGAGCCCGACGGTCACGGTCGGGCCGCCCGTGACGGTGGCCGCAGAAGCGTCGGCCAGGGGCCGGGTATCGACGTAGGGATGACCACGGTTTTCATCGACGAGCACGCAGCACGGGTGGTCAGCATGATTCCGCCCGTGGACGGATGGGGACGGCGAGGCCCGGGGCGGCACCAGCACGCGCGAGATGGTCACGAATGGCCTCGTTGACGTCCCCGGGACGCTCCAGCCAGCACAGATGACCAGCGCCGCGGAGGGCGATCCTCTGCGCCTGCGGGAGCTGACGGCCGAGCTCGGCGAGGTTCTCGAACGGCACGACGCCATCGGCGGTGCCGTGAATGCCGGTCACCGGCTGGTGAGGTCCCACACCCCGCAGGCCGTGGGTGAGGAACTCCTCGCACGCCGCCGACTGCGCCGCCCAGGCTTCCGGCGACACGGGTGAAGCCATGCGGGCGGCCAGCAGCTCCGCATACTCCCGGGAATGCGCTTCGGTCCAGCCGGGAGCGAAGGAGTTTGGCATGGTCCGCCGCGCGAACTCTTCGCTGGGCAGGTGCGCGTGGTCGCGCCACAGCATGGCCGTCTGCTCGGGGACGGGCAGCGCACCGGGACCGCCTGGCGAACTGGCGATCACGACCACCGACGCCACCAGGTCAGGATGCGCGGCTGCCAACTGCAGCGAGACGTATCCCCCCATCGAAGTACCCATCACGTGGGTTGGTGGGGAGCCCAGCGAGCGCAACACGGCCGCCGCGTCATCAGCCAAGGTGTCGATGGAATACGGACCGGTCGGTGCGTCGGATTGCCCGGTACCGCGGTTGTGGAGTAGCACCAACTGGTAACCGGCAGCGAACTCCGCTCGCTGTGGTGCCCAACTCCACGGCCCGTAACCCAGACCCGGGACGAGCAGTAGCGTCGCCACCGCCGGCCGCGCGGGAACGATGACCTTGGCCGCGATCGTCGCCCCATCGGGAGCAGTCACATACAACAGCCCGGCGTCGCCGTCCTCCATCAATACCTCCTCAGGCGTGGTCGATGCCTGAGGTTCGGGTGCACCCGTTTCATCAGCGTTACAGCCAGGGAGCAACCCGTCCGAGCCCCGAGACAGGGGGACGCAAAGGATGCGCATTCCTCTACCCGGGGCAACGCGTCGGTTTCCCGGTGTCGGGCGGCCGGGGAGCGAATGGGGCCACGTGGACAACCGTCCGGTTCCCGAAGGGGGTACAGAGCCAGGCGTCGACTCGCAGCAGAGGAGATCGGATCTATTCCCGCAACGCCGCTACGGGCAGCGGGCACCGCGGAACTACCGGAGGGTAGCCGCGCGTGCGCGAGTCGTTGAGCACACGCGCCGGTGACGAGGGGCACATCGCAAGCCGCGCGTCGAGCGCCGCCTCCCACTGCTCGGTCAGGCCAGTCATGAGGCGCCGGCGCATGCCGGGCGTGACGTGGGCGTAGCGCGCGGAAACCGAGCCGTCGATGTGGCCCATGCGCTCGTCCATGTGGACCTTCTCGGTGCCGAGGTCCTCCATCATCGTGCGGTGGGTGTGGTGCAGGCCGTGCGGTGTGAGGCCCTTGGCGATCGGAAGCCAGCAGGCGTCGGCCCGAGCGGCTGCGCCTCGGCCTCGGGCTGGGATGCCGGGCCAGGGCTCGCCGAGAATCGGTACCGGGCGGGCTTCCTGTGGTGCCTTCTTCGGGTACCAGCCGGAGGCCGCCGGGGTGAACAGCCAGGTAGCGAAGCCGTTGCGGCGCCAGTGAGCAGCGTGCTCCGCCGTGACGCCTCCGCGTACGAACCCGAGCTCTGCGATGGCGAGTTCGACACGTACGCGGGTGTCCTCGCGTACATGGTCAGGGTGGTTGAGGACGTTGGAGACCGTGCCCGCGGAGACCCCTGCGCGGCGCGCGACGTCGATGAGCCTCGCGCCCTGGTGCCCTCCGGTACGGACGGCGCCCTGGCCTCGGAAGACGTACGTCCTGCCGTGGCAGGGGCAGGGTGTCGGCCGAGCGCATCAATGCACTCGAGCGCCAGATCCGCCGCCCGGTCACCGCCCAGGCACCGCACCTGCTGGCCATCCCCGGCTGCGGCATCCTCGGCGCCGTAGTACTCCTCGGAGAGACCGCCGACACCACCCGGTTCGCTTCCAAGGCCGCCTTCGCCCGGTTCAACGGCACCGCACCGATCCCGGTCTGGTCGGGCAACAAGGTCCGCGTTCGACTCAACCGAGGCGGCAACCACACCGTGAACCACGCACTCCACATGATCACTGTGACCCAGGTTCGCGGTGCCGACCGGCGTACGCATGCGGTGCCGAGCCGCGGATTCGCCCGACCTTGCTGCTGACGAGAAAGTCGTTGTTCGGGTACCCGCGCAAGAGTCGGCCCAGCATGCGTTCAGCTCGGCCGGCGCCGTAGGAGTCTGCGG encodes the following:
- a CDS encoding BTAD domain-containing putative transcriptional regulator, coding for MTEIVRTRLRPPRPVAARIARPRAAAAFVAAADVPLVCVEADAGYGKTTFVDAVTTGAHRAWYALTPADRDPHTFLAHLTAAVTATQEVAGDPESPSGSWSALLDRALDRIDEWAAAGGTYIVLDDYHVVHGSPVDAVVGRLVDVLPARVQFVATSRTHLGPESWGGRNARYDAVRVIDRALLAFDDDETVAYLHSRFGVSLPPPVVEVLVEETEGWPIALSLIGRRLHRGHHAAEELLAALPAGRDAAFDFLGNQVFAEQPLDVQRFLLDVSVLSPLTPEACAAVAGTTTGVAARTLRGIAAAGLFCAETDAGSYRMHHLFRHFLISQIDPARRRELHAAAARHHRAGGEYERAATHALASQQPEAAARDVAVIAGQLLASGRHLTLLALTDDLGPALDEHPALLVARSHAVRLSSRFDEAIDLARRAAQLIGPEAGPEVGEDLGEALRAELAVHLDTVHPARAEQVLERLTAVGPHGHDLLAPRIENEINRGRLAHAARLLERAGDAHTAALRPRLLVRQGRLLEARSLLERFTDDHSRIPMAHRESSALLAWMHALLGHVGRAAEHARVGIGLGRDLRSPLLTCVSTGRLGLALITGSGPTDVRQAHQHLLESLELAERLGVDRFRAEPLMGLTVLADRMGRPEDTLRFGIDAVEILAAAGDRYLEAMARLSIGAALAGRHDPTARTWLQEARELAHECGDALVPLLCDQWLASLDLAEGDRAAFAARAQDVLTRTVHLNLTDIWLTPGWLGITEEAVRRAWLDAAQAEGCAAAHVAYLQGRISPPADGTTTHPSPPAQSVLRVTTLGGFAVDRGGATLTAESFGRRKAIEILLLLCASERHSQSRSELQDKLWPELSREKASVRFRVALHALHHVLEPDRAPREPTRFVRTSADRIWLDPHSVTIDADEFRVHADQLLASAECDPAEGQKVLGAYQQPFLHDYPAFEWAIPVRDELAVRFTELTLATAELLLEAGDHTAAIAACRRLLAHDPFVEPAYEVVAAARLAAGDSAGAHRAFRECERLFEEELDIRPTWTLNASGVHSLRHVR
- a CDS encoding MmyB family transcriptional regulator, producing MDTVHPQSRGPHAVGRASHAEPPRRHQIQHPVAGPLELTYQPLDLPMSAREARSLTLYTAEPGTPNEDRIKVLSSWATTPAGRPRNGAKKSHHLNRKIVKCRQATTTEPTDAHDHAEVLDRCS
- a CDS encoding alpha/beta fold hydrolase, with the protein product MEDGDAGLLYVTAPDGATIAAKVIVPARPAVATLLLVPGLGYGPWSWAPQRAEFAAGYQLVLLHNRGTGQSDAPTGPYSIDTLADDAAAVLRSLGSPPTHVMGTSMGGYVSLQLAAAHPDLVASVVVIASSPGGPGALPVPEQTAMLWRDHAHLPSEEFARRTMPNSFAPGWTEAHSREYAELLAARMASPVSPEAWAAQSAACEEFLTHGLRGVGPHQPVTGIHGTADGVVPFENLAELGRQLPQAQRIALRGAGHLCWLERPGDVNEAIRDHLARAGAAPGLAVPIRPRAESC
- a CDS encoding MFS transporter, producing the protein MKTHHESGPPPLASGPDQLPGRAQRKLLAAGLLGSSIEWYDFFLYGTAAALVFPHVFFPHSSALMGTLLSFSTFWAGFLARPIGGAIAGHLGDRHGRKPVVVVALLGMGLATFLIGCLPGAGTIGVAAPLLLVVLRFAQGLACGGQWGGIVLLLTESASPKRRGFAGTFGQMGVPLGIILGNSAFLLTTKLTSDDTFLSWGWRVPFFCSALLFPVVLFIQTKVEDTPEFEQLRRSAERGARPQVAQAPLKEAVRGHWRSILLGCGLLAATNCLFYISNTGVLAYATAELGMDREALLTGSLLSSLVAVAATLAAGAASDRFGRRPVILVGAVALVVWAFPYFWLVDTAKLGMLFVAVTVGAVFQSLTFGPLAAYLGELFAPRVRLSGASLAYQLAAITVSGGTPVIMTALIARTGATWSVAVFVAVMGLVTTGCAWRLRETNPASVRRDPQAVPGADGTGAPGTDVDVAGAEAVAKA
- a CDS encoding alpha/beta fold hydrolase, with product MPYVDVAPGVRMAYEDRGTGRPIVFVHGWGGSGDVWDYQVLDLADQFRVITVDLRGHGVSDKPWGDYGYATFCADLATLMRELSLEDVTLVGWSMGGHIGLKFVQTIGAPVARLVLTGSGPRFLQAPDAPYGGPEDSAQALCDAVRFSRVETIQGLYGQNFHRTDLAPRRDWMIRIGLQVPAFVGLKSFEALLAEDLRPGLADITIPVAVFCGRHDEIWDPRWSEAAAKDIPRASLTYFENSGHVPFIEERAAWSAALADFITGS
- a CDS encoding IS110 family transposase, whose protein sequence is MSAERINALERQIRRPVTAQAPHLLAIPGCGILGAVVLLGETADTTRFASKAAFARFNGTAPIPVWSGNKVRVRLNRGGNHTVNHALHMITVTQVRGADRRTHAVPSRGFARPCC